In Elaeis guineensis isolate ETL-2024a chromosome 1, EG11, whole genome shotgun sequence, a genomic segment contains:
- the LOC105039813 gene encoding phenylalanine--tRNA ligase, chloroplastic/mitochondrial, with the protein MLIRVLSIHPAHAFRMAMPLSHSPLLKSPSYLLLRHHSFAPPSLYRFLSFRSLSSPLSSPFSSLSSNRSSKKWKQPIAALLEIGGVKIAKDDVVKENDPTNNVPDTIFSKLGVELHRRDNHPIGILKNAIYDYFDTNFPAKFVKFDDLCPIVSIKENFDDVLVPADHISRSYNDTYYVDAQTVLRCHTSAHQAELLRKGHSHFLVTGDVYRRDSIDSTHYPVFHQMEGVRVFSPDDWAGSGMDATSYVAMDLKKSLEGLAKHLFGAVDMRWVDTYFPFTNPSFELEIFFQEKWMEVLGCGVTEQEILRRSGRMDGVAWAFGLGLERLAMVLFDIPDIRLFWSTDQRFTSQFSEGKLGIKFQPFSKYPPCYKDMSFWISDSFTENNLCEVVRGIAGDLVEEVQLIDNFTNKKGMTSHCYRIAYRSMERSLTDEEINQLQGRVREAVQSKLNVVLR; encoded by the exons ATGCTTATCCGAGTTCTCTCCATCCATCCCGCCCACGCCTTCCGAATGGCGATGCCTCTCTCCCACTCGCCCCTTCTCAAATCTCCTTCCTATCTCCTTCTTCGCCACCATTCCTTCGCTCCTCCATCTCTCTACCGCTTCCTCTCCTTCcgttccctctcttctcctctttcttcccccttttcctctctctcttccaacAGATCCAGCAAGAAATGGAAGCAGCCAATCGCCGCTCTCCTCGAAATCGGCGGCGTCAAGATCGCCAAAGACG ATGTGGTAAAGGAGAATGATCCCACGAACAATGTCCCGGACACAATATTTTCAAAGCTTGGGGTGGAGCTTCATCGCCGAGATAACCATCCGATTGGGATTTTGAAAAATGCCATCTACGATTACTTTGACACTAACTTCCCGGCTAAGTTTGTCAAATTTGACGACTTATGTCCCATTGTTTCCATCAAAGAG AATTTTGACGATGTACTGGTTCCTGCTGATCATATAAGCAGGAGTTATAATGATACATATTATGTTGATGCTCAGACTGTCTTGAGATGCCATACAAGTGCTCATCAGGCAGAGTTATTGAGGAAAGGGCATTCCCATTTTCTTGTAACTGGGGATGTCTATCGTAGGGACTCAATTGACTCAACTCATTATCCTGTCTTTCATCAG ATGGAAGGTGTTCGTGTCTTCTCCCCTGATGACTGGGCGGGTTCTGGCATGGATGCTACATCTTATGTAGCCATGGATTTAAAGAAGTCTCTTGAGGGTTTGGCAAAGCATCTTTTTG GTGCTGTGGACATGCGCTGGGTTGATACTTACTTTCCCTTCACTAATCCATCCTTTGAATTGGAGATATTTTTTCAG gagaaatggatggaagtgttGGGATGCGGAGTGACAGAGCAGGAGATTCTCAGAAGAAGTGGTAGAATGGATGGTGTTGCATGGGCCTTTGGACTAGGGTTGGAACGACTTGCAATGGTTCTCTTTGATATACCAGACATTCGACTTTTTTGGTCAACTGATCAGCGATTTACATCACAA TTTTCTGAGGGAAAACTTGGCATCAAGTTCCAGCCATTTTCAAAG TATCCTCCCTGCTACAAAGATATGAGTTTCTGGATCAGTGATTCTTTTACTGAGAATAATTTATGTGAAGTTGTTAGAGGAATTGCTGGGGATCTGGTGGAGGAG GTGCAGTTGATCGATAATTTTACTAATAAAAAGGGTATGACCAGCCACTGTTACAGAATTGCATACAGGTCAATGGAACGTTCACTCACAGACGAGGAGATAAACCAACTGCAG GGGCGTGTTAGAGAAGCAGTGCAGAGTAAACTGAATGTTGTTCTAAGATAA